A region of Streptomyces sp. NBC_01267 DNA encodes the following proteins:
- a CDS encoding MFS transporter — protein sequence MTTAERRSTTAGQDFRDGLRYLRADRHLIRLVLVIGLGEMCFSGPVGTGLLLLTDEHGWGAGALGWILAAFSVGGAVSGLLLAAVKRVPYARGVLSGALLLTTVLVVALGRAPGPGTAVALGAFLGAASGAAVVVSNGLLQERAEIRYLGRVTAVTSLCTVGLSPLLYPLAGLITAAWGTGVFFMGCGAVCLLATGISLSVRPSGSGASA from the coding sequence GTGACGACGGCCGAACGCCGCTCCACGACCGCCGGGCAGGACTTCCGGGACGGCCTGCGCTACCTGCGGGCCGACCGGCATCTCATCCGGCTGGTGCTTGTCATCGGGCTCGGTGAGATGTGCTTCAGCGGGCCCGTCGGCACCGGGCTGCTGCTGCTCACGGACGAGCACGGCTGGGGCGCGGGTGCGCTGGGCTGGATCCTGGCCGCGTTCTCCGTCGGCGGCGCGGTGTCCGGTCTGCTGCTGGCCGCCGTGAAGCGGGTCCCGTACGCCCGTGGTGTCCTGTCCGGCGCCCTGCTGCTCACCACGGTCCTGGTCGTCGCCCTGGGCCGGGCGCCGGGGCCGGGTACCGCCGTCGCGCTGGGCGCGTTCCTCGGTGCGGCGAGCGGCGCGGCCGTGGTGGTGAGCAACGGGCTGCTCCAGGAGCGCGCCGAGATCCGTTACCTGGGGCGTGTCACAGCGGTGACGAGCCTGTGCACGGTGGGGCTCAGCCCGCTGCTCTACCCGCTGGCCGGGCTGATCACCGCCGCCTGGGGCACCGGGGTGTTCTTCATGGGGTGCGGCGCGGTCTGTCTGCTCGCAACGGGCATCAGTCTCTCGGTACGGCCGTCGGGTTCCGGCGCCTCCGCCTGA
- a CDS encoding helix-turn-helix transcriptional regulator, protein MTTSSTARVLALLEILQGGGIRTVPDLAVRLGVDERTVRRYVGHLLELGVPVDSVRGRYGGYRLAPGYRMPPLMLTDDEALAVLLGLLAGRRSGPVTASATASGSATAKLLRVLPRALSRRLDALLETADFTTRPGPATPPETEVLLELAEAARDRRPVAITYTDRKGRSTDRTVLPYGLVAHSGRWYLTGVDPADGGIRTLRLERIGALAVQPGSFDVPAGFDPAATVLSGLADAPWTHEVSLRIRADAPHIRGHLPAGIATLSPISAAPTDEAAPAVRAAPAEADGTDTGRVRPGSSGASGTADESTGWVRVRIRAERLDWIPPVLAALDRPFVIEHPVALRDLVRALAHRLDGYAAADGESPPGRTTA, encoded by the coding sequence GTGACCACATCGTCGACCGCCCGGGTGCTCGCTCTGCTGGAGATCCTCCAGGGCGGCGGCATCCGCACGGTCCCGGACCTGGCCGTGCGCCTCGGCGTCGACGAACGCACCGTCCGCCGCTACGTCGGCCACCTGCTGGAACTCGGCGTGCCCGTCGACTCGGTGCGCGGTCGGTACGGCGGCTACCGGCTCGCCCCCGGCTACCGGATGCCCCCGCTGATGCTCACCGACGACGAGGCGCTGGCCGTTCTGCTCGGTCTCCTGGCGGGCCGGAGGTCCGGTCCGGTCACGGCGTCCGCCACGGCGAGCGGCAGTGCCACGGCGAAGCTGCTGCGGGTCCTGCCCAGGGCCCTGAGCCGACGGCTGGACGCGCTGCTGGAGACGGCCGACTTCACCACCCGGCCGGGTCCCGCCACCCCACCGGAAACAGAGGTGCTGCTCGAACTCGCCGAGGCCGCACGCGATCGGCGGCCGGTGGCGATCACGTACACCGACCGGAAGGGCCGCAGCACCGACCGCACCGTCCTGCCCTACGGACTCGTGGCACATTCCGGGCGGTGGTACCTGACGGGTGTCGATCCGGCCGACGGGGGGATACGCACCCTCCGGCTGGAGCGGATCGGCGCCCTGGCCGTGCAGCCCGGCTCGTTCGACGTCCCGGCCGGATTCGACCCGGCAGCCACCGTGCTGAGCGGCCTCGCGGACGCGCCCTGGACCCACGAGGTGTCGCTGCGGATCCGCGCCGACGCCCCGCACATCCGCGGCCACCTCCCGGCCGGGATCGCCACTCTGTCCCCGATCTCGGCCGCACCGACCGATGAGGCCGCACCGGCTGTACGGGCCGCACCGGCCGAAGCGGACGGGACCGACACCGGCAGGGTACGTCCCGGCAGTTCGGGTGCCTCCGGGACGGCCGACGAAAGTACCGGATGGGTCCGCGTCCGGATCCGGGCCGAGCGGCTGGACTGGATTCCGCCCGTACTCGCCGCCCTGGACCGCCCGTTCGTCATCGAGCACCCGGTGGCCCTGCGCGATCTCGTACGCGCGCTGGCCCACCGCCTGGACGGGTATGCGGCTGCCGACGGCGAATCCCCGCCCGGCCGGACGACGGCCTGA
- a CDS encoding CGNR zinc finger domain-containing protein: MELAYYSDYAVRLVNSEEPARNKDSLTTVDAVRELFGANGSAARRATDADVTRFRSVRGRLRAVFEAADAGDETLAVDLLNSLLMEFPVSPQVSGHDHRDEDGRPLWHMHLADHPSNATSGYAAIASMGLAFHLTEYGVDRLGLCEAAPCRNAYLDTSTNRSRRYCSDRCATRANVAAYRARKRLETSRSAATGRTADSSQESSTPAER, translated from the coding sequence GTGGAACTGGCCTATTACTCGGACTACGCCGTGCGCCTGGTCAACAGCGAGGAGCCGGCCCGGAACAAGGACTCCCTCACCACGGTCGACGCGGTGCGCGAGCTGTTCGGCGCGAACGGGTCGGCGGCCCGCCGCGCCACGGACGCCGACGTCACACGCTTCCGCTCGGTACGCGGCCGACTGCGCGCCGTGTTCGAGGCGGCGGACGCCGGGGACGAGACCCTGGCCGTGGACCTCCTCAACTCACTGCTGATGGAGTTCCCGGTCTCCCCGCAGGTCTCCGGCCACGACCACCGCGACGAGGACGGCAGGCCGCTCTGGCACATGCACCTCGCCGACCACCCCTCCAACGCGACGTCCGGCTACGCGGCCATCGCCTCGATGGGGCTCGCCTTCCACCTCACCGAGTACGGCGTGGACCGGCTCGGCCTGTGCGAGGCAGCGCCGTGCCGCAACGCCTACCTCGACACCTCGACCAACCGCTCACGCCGCTACTGCTCGGACCGCTGCGCGACCCGCGCCAATGTGGCCGCCTACCGTGCGCGCAAACGCCTGGAGACGTCCCGGTCGGCCGCTACCGGCCGCACCGCCGACAGCAGCCAGGAGAGCAGCACCCCGGCCGAGCGCTGA
- the sodX gene encoding nickel-type superoxide dismutase maturation protease encodes MTDQGRDKRRPLGVAEVTGPSMVPTLLQGDQLLVHYGAALRAGDVAVLCHPLQQDLLIVKRLIERREGGWWVLGDSSAAEAMDSRAFGTVPDELLLGRVRARYRPLMPGRQRSAGVLLSWLLSAVRPVAADRDVSRRLRAR; translated from the coding sequence ATGACGGATCAGGGGCGGGACAAGCGGCGCCCATTGGGTGTGGCCGAGGTGACGGGCCCGTCCATGGTGCCCACTCTGCTGCAGGGGGACCAGCTGTTGGTGCATTACGGCGCGGCGCTGCGGGCGGGTGATGTGGCCGTGCTCTGCCACCCGTTGCAGCAGGATCTGCTGATCGTGAAGCGGCTGATCGAGCGCCGTGAGGGCGGGTGGTGGGTGCTCGGGGACAGTTCGGCGGCCGAGGCGATGGACAGCCGGGCGTTCGGCACGGTCCCCGACGAGCTGCTGCTGGGGCGGGTGCGGGCCAGGTACCGGCCGCTCATGCCGGGCCGTCAGCGCTCGGCCGGGGTGCTGCTCTCCTGGCTGCTGTCGGCGGTGCGGCCGGTAGCGGCCGACCGGGACGTCTCCAGGCGTTTGCGCGCACGGTAG
- a CDS encoding class I SAM-dependent methyltransferase, which produces MTTDVTGTDWRSWQASWDRQQEWYMPDREERFRVMLDMVEALVGPEPRVLDLACGTGSITDRLLKRFPGATSTGVDLDPALLTIAEGYFAGDARVTFVTADLKDPGWVDRLPHRSYDAVLTATALHWLHSEPLAALYGQLGGLVRDGGVFMNADHMIDDETPRINAAERSRRHAAMERAKASGAVDWAAWWALAAEDPALAGPTAERFEIYGEHADGDQPSARWHARTLREAGFGEARPVWASPSDTLLLALK; this is translated from the coding sequence ATGACGACGGACGTGACGGGTACGGACTGGCGGTCCTGGCAGGCGAGCTGGGACCGTCAGCAGGAGTGGTACATGCCGGACCGCGAGGAACGGTTCAGGGTCATGCTGGACATGGTCGAGGCCCTGGTGGGCCCCGAACCGCGCGTACTCGATCTGGCATGCGGTACGGGAAGTATCACGGACCGGCTGCTCAAGCGGTTCCCGGGAGCGACCAGTACCGGCGTCGATCTCGACCCGGCCCTGCTCACGATCGCCGAGGGGTACTTCGCCGGTGACGCGCGCGTCACGTTCGTCACCGCCGATCTGAAGGACCCCGGCTGGGTGGACCGGCTGCCGCACCGGAGTTACGACGCGGTGCTGACGGCCACCGCGCTGCACTGGCTGCACAGCGAGCCGCTCGCCGCGCTGTACGGGCAGCTCGGCGGCCTGGTCAGGGACGGCGGGGTCTTCATGAACGCCGACCACATGATCGACGACGAGACCCCGCGGATCAACGCGGCCGAACGGTCCCGGCGCCATGCGGCCATGGAACGTGCCAAGGCGTCCGGCGCGGTCGACTGGGCCGCCTGGTGGGCGCTCGCGGCCGAGGACCCGGCCCTCGCCGGGCCGACCGCGGAACGGTTCGAGATCTACGGCGAGCACGCGGACGGCGACCAGCCGTCGGCGCGGTGGCACGCGCGGACCCTGCGCGAGGCCGGGTTCGGCGAGGCGCGGCCCGTCTGGGCCTCGCCCTCGGACACGCTGCTGCTCGCGCTGAAATAG
- a CDS encoding amino acid ABC transporter ATP-binding protein translates to MVKAEGVHKSFGAAHILKGIDLEVAPREVFCLIGPSGSGKSTFLRCINHLEKVNAGRLYVDGDLVGYRQKGGKLYELKDSEVALKRRDIGMVFQRFNLFPHMTAIENVMEAPVQVRGEAKAVARARAERLLDRVGLSDKAASYPTQLSGGQQQRVAIARALAMEPKLMLFDEPTSALDPELVGDVLDVMRGLAEDGMTMIVVTHEMGFAREVGDALVFMDDGVVVESGHPRDVLTNPQHDRTKSFLSKVL, encoded by the coding sequence ATGGTGAAGGCCGAAGGCGTCCACAAGTCCTTCGGTGCCGCGCACATCCTCAAGGGGATCGACCTGGAGGTCGCCCCGCGGGAGGTCTTCTGTCTGATCGGCCCGTCCGGTTCGGGGAAGTCGACGTTCCTGCGGTGCATCAACCACCTGGAGAAGGTCAACGCCGGGCGGCTGTACGTCGACGGGGACCTGGTGGGCTACCGCCAGAAGGGCGGGAAACTCTACGAGTTGAAGGACAGCGAGGTCGCCCTGAAGCGCCGGGACATCGGCATGGTCTTCCAGCGGTTCAACCTCTTCCCGCACATGACGGCCATCGAGAACGTCATGGAGGCACCGGTCCAGGTGCGCGGTGAGGCGAAGGCGGTGGCGCGGGCCCGTGCGGAGCGGCTGCTCGACCGGGTCGGGCTGTCCGACAAGGCGGCGAGCTATCCGACCCAGCTCTCCGGCGGCCAGCAGCAGCGGGTGGCGATCGCCCGCGCGCTGGCGATGGAGCCGAAGCTGATGCTCTTCGACGAGCCGACGTCGGCGCTCGACCCGGAGCTGGTGGGTGACGTCCTGGACGTCATGCGCGGACTGGCCGAGGACGGCATGACGATGATCGTCGTGACGCACGAGATGGGCTTCGCCCGCGAGGTGGGTGACGCGCTGGTCTTCATGGACGACGGCGTGGTCGTCGAGTCGGGCCACCCGCGGGACGTCCTGACCAACCCCCAGCACGACCGGACGAAGTCGTTCCTGTCGAAGGTGCTGTAG
- a CDS encoding VOC family protein, whose product MNFVNFVSIRVITHDVARLVGFYEQVTGIPATWSTPEFAELVTPSCTLAVAGSRTVALFGADSARPAANHTVITEFRVADVDAEYRRLAPLGFEFVQQPTTMPWGNRSLLFRDPDGNLINFFTPVTPEARHRQDR is encoded by the coding sequence ATGAACTTCGTCAACTTCGTCTCGATCCGCGTGATCACCCACGATGTCGCTCGTCTCGTCGGGTTCTACGAACAGGTCACCGGCATCCCGGCCACGTGGTCGACCCCCGAGTTCGCCGAACTCGTCACGCCGTCCTGCACGCTGGCCGTCGCGGGCAGCCGCACCGTGGCACTGTTCGGCGCCGACTCCGCCCGACCGGCCGCCAACCACACGGTGATCACCGAATTCCGCGTCGCCGACGTCGACGCGGAGTACCGGCGCCTGGCGCCCCTCGGCTTCGAGTTCGTCCAGCAGCCGACGACGATGCCGTGGGGCAACCGCTCCCTCCTCTTCCGGGACCCCGACGGCAATCTGATCAACTTCTTCACGCCCGTCACCCCCGAGGCCCGGCACAGGCAGGACCGTTGA
- a CDS encoding SigE family RNA polymerase sigma factor has protein sequence MDATDQESFRKFVANRSTALLRTAVLLSGGDRHAGEDLLQNALVKAAGRWHRIDEPEAYVRQILYRQQVSRWRLKGRRKELTVAEPPDRDGSADAAGAAELRLVMRDALARLTARQRTVLVLRYFEDLPEADVARLLGCTVGTVRSTAHRSLAKLRTLAPELSALGSPEAVQPRSRDFAPVEVRP, from the coding sequence ATGGATGCCACAGATCAGGAGAGCTTCCGGAAGTTCGTGGCGAACAGATCGACCGCGCTGCTGAGGACCGCCGTGCTGCTCAGTGGCGGCGACCGCCACGCGGGCGAGGATCTGCTGCAGAACGCGCTGGTCAAGGCGGCGGGCCGCTGGCACCGGATCGACGAGCCCGAGGCGTACGTCCGGCAGATCCTCTACCGGCAGCAGGTCAGCCGCTGGCGGTTGAAGGGGCGGCGCAAGGAGCTCACCGTCGCCGAACCCCCGGACCGCGACGGCAGCGCCGACGCTGCCGGAGCCGCCGAACTGCGGCTCGTGATGCGCGACGCGCTCGCCCGGCTGACCGCCCGTCAGCGCACCGTCCTGGTGCTGCGGTACTTCGAGGACCTGCCCGAGGCGGACGTGGCGCGCCTCCTCGGGTGCACCGTCGGCACGGTCCGCTCCACCGCCCACCGTTCGCTCGCCAAGCTGCGCACGCTCGCGCCCGAACTCTCGGCGCTCGGCAGTCCCGAAGCCGTACAGCCGCGCTCCCGCGACTTCGCACCCGTGGAGGTACGACCGTGA
- the sodN gene encoding superoxide dismutase, Ni, whose product MLSRLFAPKVKVSAHCDLPCGVYDPAQARIEAESVKAVQEKYQANEDPHFRARATVIKEERAELAKHHVSVLWSDYFKPPHFEKYPELHQLVNDALKALSAAKGSTDPATGQKALDYIAQIDKIFWETKKA is encoded by the coding sequence ATGCTTTCCCGCCTGTTTGCCCCCAAGGTGAAGGTCAGCGCCCACTGCGACCTCCCCTGCGGTGTGTACGACCCGGCCCAGGCCCGCATCGAGGCCGAGTCGGTCAAGGCCGTTCAGGAGAAGTACCAGGCCAACGAGGACCCGCACTTCCGGGCCCGCGCCACGGTCATCAAGGAAGAGCGGGCCGAGCTCGCCAAGCACCACGTCTCGGTGCTCTGGAGCGACTACTTCAAGCCCCCGCACTTCGAGAAGTACCCCGAGCTGCACCAGCTCGTCAACGACGCCCTGAAGGCGCTGTCGGCGGCGAAGGGCTCGACGGACCCGGCCACGGGCCAGAAGGCGCTGGACTACATCGCCCAGATCGACAAGATCTTCTGGGAGACCAAGAAGGCTTGA
- a CDS encoding phosphotransferase, whose product MNDLAVANSSAERPDEENGLAGNSPVRPDQLIGAGRTADVFAVDEEWVLRRYRHQGADTAEEAAVMAHLARWGYPVPEIRPDSKGPDLVMRRLDGPTLVEAALAGQVTAVQAGAMLAGLLGRLHEAPARLAADPGDRILHLDLHPENVMVTAAGPMVIDWSNTVEGPPELDWAMSALILAQVALDAPAELVQPVRSLLSALLHGRADVASWPLERAGDMRAANPTMSPHEIGLIGEAVALVRASAER is encoded by the coding sequence ATGAACGACCTTGCGGTGGCGAACAGTTCGGCGGAGAGACCCGATGAGGAGAACGGCTTGGCCGGGAACAGCCCCGTACGGCCGGACCAGTTGATCGGTGCGGGCCGGACGGCGGACGTGTTCGCCGTCGACGAGGAGTGGGTGCTGCGCCGCTACCGGCACCAGGGTGCGGACACCGCCGAAGAGGCCGCCGTGATGGCCCACTTGGCGCGGTGGGGATACCCGGTACCCGAGATACGGCCGGACTCGAAGGGTCCGGACCTGGTGATGCGGCGGCTGGACGGTCCCACGCTGGTGGAGGCCGCGTTGGCCGGCCAGGTCACCGCGGTGCAGGCCGGTGCGATGCTGGCGGGGCTGCTCGGCCGACTGCACGAGGCCCCGGCGCGGCTCGCGGCCGACCCCGGGGACCGGATCCTGCATCTCGATCTGCACCCGGAGAACGTGATGGTGACGGCCGCGGGGCCGATGGTCATCGACTGGTCGAACACCGTGGAGGGCCCACCGGAGCTGGACTGGGCGATGTCGGCGCTGATCCTGGCGCAGGTCGCTCTCGACGCGCCTGCGGAGCTGGTGCAGCCGGTCCGCTCGCTGCTGTCCGCGCTGCTCCACGGCCGTGCCGACGTGGCGTCCTGGCCGCTGGAGCGGGCCGGGGACATGCGCGCCGCCAACCCGACGATGAGCCCGCACGAGATCGGGCTCATCGGCGAGGCCGTCGCTCTGGTGAGGGCGTCGGCGGAGCGCTGA